Within Desmodus rotundus isolate HL8 chromosome 6, HLdesRot8A.1, whole genome shotgun sequence, the genomic segment CTTCAGTGTCTTGCTAGGTAACATTTAGTATATATTCAGCAGGCATATGTTGTTGAAAGAAAGTACATTATAACACACGTAGTGGTTATATAGATTGGGAGGGTGAAGAAGAGTGAGGAATCAGGAATGCCTGATTACAATACATAGCAATGCCAAGCATGTATTTAGAGTTTgtaaatcagaagagaaaaatacagaagGGAGAgtatgattgattgattgatactAAAGCCTTTATGGAAAATGGTGGACATATACTGATTAAAAAGGAAAGTATGTCCTCAGGAAGGAAAGCCACGTCTTTGGAATGGGGTATACGGGAAAGACCGTATCTACGGAAGCCAAATATAAAGATGGAGAGAATATGAAAGGAGGGCTCATGCCTGAGAACTTTTACATGTAAGAAGTTCATGACATTTTCAGTAAGCTGATGCTGGCAATATGGGAAACAGTTCTGTGATATGGAGGAAGTTTTCAAAAGGCATTAATCAGAGTCTGTTTAATTAATAAGGAAATCATTAAAAGGAACTTGGAATAGTATGAAGGCCTAGTTCAGAAAATTCACATTCTGATTTAGAAATGGGGCAAGCTGTCTTGACTCCGTGCTTTTGGGAAACCAGGTAATATGGtcaagaaagaaatggaggaaccAAAATATTCACGTTATGAGATGTAATGACAAAATTCTGTTCTTGTggtttggttaaaaaaatatcaaagaagCATTAAGTACAAAAACATCTTGGGATGAATGCTGATGATTTTAACTTCTTGAAggtaaataactttatttttatttttgtgcttatGGTATCATTCCAGTGTCTTCGGCCCAGACTTTGAAGACAAGTGTCATTAAACTAGAAGAGGCTCCAGAACCTGCATTTatgttagaggaaaaaaatgaagctaatGCTCAAGGAGGACAaaaggaatctaataaacaacgTGATGGCAACACACAAAGAAAACCAGGGGTTTTTATCCTGCAAGGACGACCAGGGTATTCTAACCAGCCAGGGAAACCAGGGAGCTTTAATCAGCAAGGGAAGCCAGGAGTTTTAAATCAGGCTGGGGGTTTGCAAGGGCATTCAGGAGAATCTAACCAGAAAGGTAGTTCAGGAAATGCTAATAATGAGCAAGGAAAACTGGAATCTTCCAGCCAGCAAGGAAAACCAGGATCTTCTACCCAGCAAGGGAAGCCGGCATCTTCCAGCCAGCAAGAGGGTTTAGGGTCATTTAGCCAGCAAGGGAAGCCGGCATCTTCCAGGCAGCAAGAAAAGTCAGAATCTTCTGGCCAGCAACTAAAGCCAGGGTCATCTGGCCAGCAAGGAGTTTCCGGGTCATCTAGACAGCAAGGAAAACCAGGATCTTCTACCCAGCAAGGGAAGCCGGCATCTTCCAGTCAGCAAGAAAAGTCAGAATCTTCTGGCCAGCAAGGGGGTTTAGGGTCATTTAGCCAGCAAGGAAAACCAGGATCTTCTAGCCAGCAAGAAAAGTCAGAATCTTCTGGCCAGCAAGGGAAGCCAAGGCCAGCTACCCAGCAAGGAGGTTCTGGGTCAGCTAGCCAGCAAGGAAAACCAGGATCTTCTAGCCAGCAAGGCAGGCCAGGATTGTCCAGCCAACAAAGAAAACCAAGGTCTTTTTAcaatcaagaagaaagaaaaaatgtaggCAACCCTTTGGATGGCAATATGGAAAGTCAGGTTTGTGTTAATTTCACTTTCTTCAGTTGTCTTATCTCAGCCATTCTATTTTCCAAGTTTTGAAGTGGTTAACAGAATACAATGTACTAATGACAAGCACTTTGCAATGACCCTGATTCAACAAAAGTAGAGGGTATTTGGAGGTCGTTATTTCTGCATACATCTATGATCATTAGTGAGTGTCGTGGTCTTCCATTACATCTCTCATGTCCTTCTACTCTTTCCACTCAAGCTTTTCTACCTATACTGGGCTAGCTCAAACCCTTATTAATTGAGCCTCATTTCTACCAGATTTAACTTTTCATGCTCATTTCCATCCCATCCAGAGTCTACAAAGCACTCTGGTGGTACTTCTAAATCACAAATCCAATCTGATGTATCACTCTTCTGCTGAAACTCCTTCAGTGGTGCCACACTACCCAGAAGATAAATTCCAACCCCCTGAGCATGGCATTTAAGAGTTTTCAAGATTGAACCCCCGTTCATAACTGGACATGATCGGACATATCATGCCACTCTTGCTCACTTATTGTATGCATCATACAGAATCCTTTGATTTTCTACAAATGTATTCCTAATACTAATGATATCCTTTATCATGGTGTGTACCTTATTTGGTAATTGACTGCCCACTCAGTTAgcataaactcttttaaaaagtatcatttcTTTCCAAACTTGTATCCTCAAATGCTAGAAGAACATAGGCATAGGATGGGTTCTCTTGAACTACTTGTCAGGTAAGTAGATGAATGCCTGATGTTTGGGAGGCATCATGCAAACAGGTGCACATCCATGGCACCTGTATTGCCTTCTGAGTTCCGCTGTGCTCTGCCTTCACTGCCAGTCTCTCTCTCAACTGCCAGCCTCCTAATGCCACTTAACAATGACTCTGGACACTTCACTTAATACACCCAAAAGAGTTTTCTAGAACACTACCTCCATCTCATTATGTTAATGAAACTTCATTTTTATCTCATAACTGATCATTCCTCAACCCCATTTGAAATGAAAGCTACCTGTCCCTCTTGGTCTTTATGTCTTGGCTGGCATGAAGTAACAATCTCCCACAGACATTCCTGCCATTCAGACCTTAATGCCACCACTGGAAGATCTCTGAGTGTTTAGGTTGTCGCTTAACAGAGTATGtggaaataaaagtaatgaattgATATGAAGAAGATGGTCAACTCTAAACCAATGAAAAAGACCAGGGTATTTGTTCATCTTGCTTGGCTCTAAGAAGACTAACTTACCTGTCGTAGGTCCTCACCAGGGCATTTAGTGTTTCTGTGCCCATCTGCCAGTCAAACCTTCTTTATGTTCAAAGGTTTCTGTCATTCTAGAACTTGATTTTGAGGAAATCCTTCAGGTACTACTTAACTGACTCTGCATAAGTCTACCTCctgcctcattttctttcatggagcaagaaagaaggaagatgcAATAAATATGGccatatgtgttttatatttgcCAGTATGATTTTCCCCTAATTATCATTTCTCAGGTAGGGGAAGTCCTGTCTAGAAAATTAAAGTAAAGGCATTCTAACATGTAATAAAACAGGGGCTCTAGAGCTAGATAACtcagggtttgaatcccagcttggGTATTTAATCAATATATGGTCTTGGGCTTGTCACTTAAATATACTGCATGCCTGTAACTATACAATGAGGCAGATTTATACTCTTATATTGTTGCATAGATTAAGTGAAAATACAAAGGATCAATAAAATGATTGATTTAGTATAATGCTTAATCAATAGTTAATGAGCagtgaatgtttcttttcttacAATATCAGAATTAAATTGAGTCACCCATATTTATCCAATGGTCTTTCATGTTACCGCAGGCCGGCATCACCAGCAGCAAGGACTCGACTGGAAAGACAGAATGTAACTCTATCTACAAACCAGTCTGTGGTTCTGATGGGAAAACCTATGGTAACCACTGTCTATTTAATGAAGCAAAAAGGTAAGAGGACTTGATGTTTCTTTGAACAGGTGCCTTATCTGTAAGAGTTAGATATCAGAAAGTACTATTCTGACCAAAGGGAACAGAGAACAattttctctgtgcctttgtaGTTTCCTCCCAATAGTGCCATGGGTATTTGTCCTAAGGGTATGTTCATATTCAGCTTCTCCTATTTGTTATTGagtcattcatttagcaaatattcattaaatatccactatgtaccaggcattgcTCTAAGCACTAGAGATAAGATAATGAGCAAAATACACAGAATTCCCTGCTTCCATggagctttcatttttttacaattaagaaaaaaacagcaaacaaataaTATCTATTAGAGGATAAAGGGGACTTTGAACCCCAAGGATCCCTAATTATAAACTACtaaggtatattttaaatttaaagtacaaAATTAAAGGTTGGTTTTGGTAAGCCATGCCAACCTTTAAGAATTACACTTTATTTACCTACAAAAAAATAAGGTGAGTATAAGGCTGTTTAAAATTAGAATGTGTAGCTAAGAAAGAGTTAGATATCTCAGCTTTCAAAATAagtgaacatttattttctgcattCATCTGTGAAGTTAGGAATAAGGTAAAATCATACCTCTCCTGTTTTTGATCGTTCCATAGTTTATTAAGTGCTTGGTAAGTAGTTattgcagaaataaataaaagttaaaggcAAATGTCCCTATAGTCATAAAAGTTAGAGTTGAAAGGAAAGTCAGGTATCCATTCTCCACTTGTATAGATAAGGCACCTGGTCCAGGGACCCAAAGGGACTGGCACGAAGTTCACAAATTCTCAGAACAGTCCATATAAAGCAGGCAATCCAGAGCCTTGGCCTGCTTTTTCCCACATGGTTTTCAAATAACTTTCTCTCTATGGTGGTGCCACAATTACTTGGcctttaatttctctcaataTCTTTTTTCGAGGTTGAGTGATGGAAACCTGACTCTGGACCATGAAGGAAGATGCTAGGCATTTACAGCAACCAAATTGCCTGGAACCTCCACATTCACTTTCAATTCTCTTTGAGCAGTGGATTTCCCTGGGAGTGCTACTGAGGTCAGCAAGAGTCTAACAGCTATGAGGGATCCTACCTTATTTTCAAGTTTGTTTCACTGCAAATAAAGTAAATTCCAGAGTTGCTTCTGATTTCTGGGATTGTTTATTTTCAAGACTTCCCCAAACCTTGGATCTGTGATCTATCTGTTTGAAGCAACACTTCAGGACCTACAGTAGCACTTTGTAAACTCTAATAGATATAAAAATCTCAGAATTGCATGTAAAAAAAGAGATTCCCCACTTTAGAAATACTTATACTGTAGGTCTGGTAACAAACTACAGTTTAAACCACATTCCAGGTAGTCTCTGGACACTTGATTTGAAATTGATTTAAGACTGTTTTTAAAGGATGCATTGATTGACTTCAGAATATCCTGGAACATAGACAAAATAAATTCTCTGTGTACTTTTCCTTAAGGATGTTCTAAGCTTTTCATTAGATTCTTAAAGGGATGAGCACAGGTAGATTTTAAAACCATTAATCTACAGATATTAAATGTAGAAATTTAATGTATTCGCCTGAATTGTGATTTAAGTCTGGCATAGTCTAAAACCTAGATGATTAGAAAGATCTCATTAGGATATAATGTTGATTAGCAACATGGGTCTCAAGAATAGGAAGAAAACCCAATATGATCGTGAGATCAGAGCTGGTAAAAAGAATGGTTTAATGAAAATGACATCAGAGACACTGAACAGAGGTCAGTGGTGAATGCAAGTGCTTTTATACCCAAGGGAGCCTGTTTAGCAGTAGGGAATTTAGACAGTAATTTATATTTGGAATACGTGGATCCAACAGAGCAAGGGTAGCAGGAAAGTGGACAGTGGAATAGGGCACACGGTCCAGatcaaatggaattaaattaaattggAATACAGAAAAGCTGGGGTATCCAACAGAGTAACTAGTTAAATCTAAGGAGATGGAAACATAATAGCAGTCCAATTGTGCAAGTTTTGGCTTGATTCTTACTATCAAAGTCATTTCTGAGGTAATTTAACAAAGtaga encodes:
- the MARCOL gene encoding MARCO-like protein, which encodes MKAFLFLPFMFLSMFSVSSAQTLKTSVIKLEEAPEPAFMLEEKNEANAQGGQKESNKQRDGNTQRKPGVFILQGRPGYSNQPGKPGSFNQQGKPGVLNQAGGLQGHSGESNQKGSSGNANNEQGKLESSSQQGKPGSSTQQGKPASSSQQEGLGSFSQQGKPASSRQQEKSESSGQQLKPGSSGQQGVSGSSRQQGKPGSSTQQGKPASSSQQEKSESSGQQGGLGSFSQQGKPGSSSQQEKSESSGQQGKPRPATQQGGSGSASQQGKPGSSSQQGRPGLSSQQRKPRSFYNQEERKNVGNPLDGNMESQSLQSTLVVLLNHKSNLMYHSSAETPSVVPHYPEDKFQPPEHGI